Genomic window (Tardiphaga sp. vice304):
AGCATCGCGCGCGCATGGCGCGCCTGCGTCGCCGGGCATTGGTCCGGGCCGGGCGGCGGTGTAGGCGTTGCTTCCGTTCATCAGCCGGTCCGCCCATGTCAGTCTCCGAACCTCCCGTCTCTCGCGCGCGCATCGCGCCGCTGGGCCTGCTGTTTCTCGCAATCACCTCGGTCGGCTGGGGGCTGAACTGGCCGGTGATGAAGTTCCTGATCGCCGAGCTGCCGCCGCTCACCGCGCGCGGCTTCACCGGCATCATCGGCGGCAGCCTGCTGGCCGCGCTGGCGCTGTGGCGCGGCGAGAGCCTTCGCGTGGCGCCGGCGCAGTGGGGGCCATTGATCGTGCTGGCGCTGCTCAACGTCACCGGATGGATGGCGCTGATGGGGCTGGCGCTGCTGTGGCTGCCGGGCGGCGAGGCCGCGGTGATCGCCTACACGATGCCGGTATGGGCGGCGGTGCTGGCCTGGTGGATCCTGGGCGAGCGGATGTCGCTGTCGCGGATCTTGGCGATGGTGATGGCCTTCGCCGGCATTACCGCGCTGATGGGCGCCGATGGCCTCTCCACCAGCGCGGAGAAGCTGCCGGGCGTGGCGCTGGCGCTGCTCGGCGCGTTCGGCTTCGCGCTCGGCACGGTGCTGGCGAAGCGCTTCAGGCTGGCGCTGCCGCTCCTGACATCGACGGCGTGGCAGATCGGGATCGGTTGCGTGCCGGTGGCACTGCTCGGGCTCATCTTCGAAACGCCGAACTTCGCGGCCTTGTCATCGACCGGCTGGAGCCTGCTGGCCTACATTGTCATCGTGCCGTTCTGCATCGCCTATCTGTGCTGGTTTGCGGCGCTGAAAATGCTGCCGGCGTCGGTCGCGGCGATTGGTACCATGGCGGTGCCGGTGATCGGCGTGGTCGTCTCGGCGATCGCGTTGCACGAGCCGCTCGGGATTGGCCAGATCGCCGCGCTGGTACTGACGCTGGCCGGCGTGATGCTGGCGACGCGCAGCTAGCAAAGTCCGTTGGCTAGACCGACACCGCCGCCAAGGGCACGCGGACGCTGAAATGCGAGCCGCGGGCGAGGGTGGATTGCAGCGTGATGGCATGTCCGAGCGCTTCGGCGCTGCGCCGCACGATCGACAGGCCGAGGCCGAGGCCTTCGCTGGCGGGATTGATCTGGTGGAACGCCTCGAAGATCGCATCGCGCTGTTCGGCGGCGATGCCTGGGCCGGAATCCATCACCTCGACACTCAGCTCATGGCCGCGGCGGCGGCAGCCGACCAGCACGCGGCCCTGCGCGGTGTATTTGATGGCATTGCCGACGAGGTTGCCGAGGATGGCGCGCAGCATGGTGGGATCGGACACCACGCGCGCCTTCGACGGAACCACCACCAGATCGAGCCCCTTGGCCTCGGCGTGCAGACGCCAGTTGGCGACGATGGAGTCGAACACTTCGGCGATCCCGAAGGATTTCAGCGCCGGCACGCCGTAACCGGTCTGCAGCACCGAGGTTTCGGCGAGCCGGTCGAGTTCTTCAGCCATCCGCATGCCGGCGTCGATGGCATAGCCGAGCCGGGTGCGGTCCTTTTCGTCGGTCAATTTGTTGCGGATGCGGTCGATCGCCATGATCATGACCTGCAGCGGCTGCTTGAGGTCGTGACCGGCCACCGCCATCAGGCGGCTGATGTTGCGCTGCAGCCGGTCCGACAGCACCAGTGCGCGGCGAAACTCCATTTGCGACATCACCTGACGGGCAAGGGCTGCCAGCACATCGCGCTGCTCCGGCGAAAGCACCCGCGGCTTGTCGTCGAGCACGCAGACCGTGCCGAGCGGCAGGCCGTCCGGCGTGCGCAGCAGCGCGCCCGCATAGAAGCGGATATGCGGCATGCCGATCACCAGCGGATTGCCGTCGAAACGCGGATCCTGGGTGGTGTCCTCGACCTCGAGAAAACTGTGCTCGAACAGCGCATGCGCACAGATCGATTCCGCCAGCGCAGTCTCGCGCGGCTCAAACCCATGCTGGGATTTGAACCATTGCCGGCCCTCATCGACCAAGCTGATCAGCGCGACTGGCGTCTGACAGACATAGCTCGCGATTTTGGTGATGTCGTCGAACGAGGATTCGGCCGCCGTGTCGAGAATCCCGTAGGAGCGCAGCGCCTTCAGGCGCACCGTCTCGTTGGCATGCAGGTCGGCGGCTTTGTGCTGATTGGAAGAGTTCACGGAACCTGCTTTGAGCGGCGCGGCGATCTCAGCCGGTACGCCAACTAATACGCATGACGGGCCGCAGCGTTTCGCGGCACGGGTACCATTCATAGCCGTTACCGATGTTACCCGCAAACGGCGCCCGGAGGCACCGTACTCACCACAATCGTTCGTCACGCGTTACGGACAGGCGTGCCGCAAGCCATCGTACCCGAGATAGGTTCCGGTGCGGACATTGTACGACTTGTAGGTCTGGATGCAGTAGTTCACGTCGCCACCGGCGGGCGCGACTTCGACGATCTCGGCACCGTCATCGTAAGGTGCATCATAGGCTCCATAGGAACCGTAGGAACCGTAATACGGGCTGCCGCCATAGTAGCCGTTGCCGTAGCCGTAGGCGCCGGACGCCAGGGCGCCGCCGATCAGGGCACCGGCTACCAGTCCGCCGCCGCCACGTCCGTAACCGCCACGATGCCAGCCGCCACCGCCGCCGAAGCGCGGTCCACCGGCAAATGCACCGCGGTTGAAACCGCCGCCACCGCCGCCGAAGCGCGGACCACCACCGCCGCCGCGGAATCCGCCGCCGCCACCACCGTGGAATCCACCACCACCACCGGGGCCGCCGCCGCTGAACGGCTTGGCCTGTGCAAAGCTCTCCGTCGAGGTCGCCAAAGGTACAGCCAGAGCCATCACGGCCACGGCACCCATCGTTTTCAGATTGATCATCCTATTCTCCTGCATGTGATGCCGCTCTAACCGGTCCGAGGGGCGGGCGTTCCAAATCCTCCGCACACCACTTGGTGATGCGATGCCCTTGCGGATGCCGGATGCGAATGCCGCGGAGGCGCAGGTGCCCGCTGATGCTGTGGCGATCGGTGGCGCGGCGCGGGCGCAGCCAACTGGACAATTGCGCTTGCGGATGGCATCACAGGCCCAGCAATCATCCAACCGGCTGGCGTCATGAAGCTGTTTCTGCTGAAATTTTTCACCTGGTGGAGCGGCCAGACCTTTGGCACGCAATTGTGGACCTGGCGATTCGGCGAACTCGTCGGTCAGGACGAGGCGGGCAACACCTATTACCGCACCAAAGGTGGCGTGATCGACCCCACGCTGGGTTTCCAGCGGCGCTGGGTGGTCTATAACGGCACGGTCGAGGCCTCCCGGGTACCGCCGTCATGGCACGGCTGGCTGCACCATACCGTCGATGTCGCCCCCACCGAGGAGACCTACGTCGCCAAGGAATGGCAGAAGCCGCACGTGCCGAATCTGACGGGCACGCCCTATGCCTACCGTCCCGCCGGCTCCACGCTGGCCTCCGGCCACCGTCCCAAGGCGACCGGCGACTATCAGCCCTGGACGCCGGGCAACTAGTCTTTCGACGTCTCCAGTCTTGCCGCCGCGCGGGTCATCGCATCGCTGCGCCCAGTCCGCTCTGCCATCCTCGCCTTGACCATCCCCAGGACTTCGGTCCGGTCAGGTCGAGCTGGGTCAGGTTGGGAAACAGCAGCAGGCCGATATGCAGGGGCGTGGTCATGGTAGGTACTCCATCGCGGCACGGTGCGCGGTCGCAGGGTGGGCAAAGGCGCTTTGGCGCCGTGCCGACCATAATGCAGGATGATGCGCCCACTCTGCGATAGCGCACGGTATGTCGCGGCAGACGCCCTTCCGTTGCCGTATTCGCCGTGTTAACCGGGATCATTGCGAGCGGCCGCAACGACTTATCGATACACTGTCGCAAGCCTGATTGCCGATTGAGCCGCAGAATGTTTCGATTCCTGACCCTTGCCGGACTGGCCACCTTGCTGGCCGCGACGTCGTTGACGCAGGCGCCGCCGGCGCAGGCGCAGCTCGGCAATCTGTTCAACGATCTGATTCCGCGGCCGCCCGGCAACGTGCCGCGCGGCCAGCCGCAGCCGCAGTTCGACGACGAAGAGGAAGTGCCCGAGTTGCCGCAGGGCCGGTTGCTGCCGACACGGCCGGGGCAGGGCGTGCCGCCTCCCGGCGCCGTGCAGTCGCAGCCTTTGGCGCCGCCGCCGGCCACCACCGTGATTCCCCAGAACGTGCCGCCCGGCGCCGCATCCGCGCCGCAGCCCGGCATCGCCAATGCGCCGCCGGCCGCGGCTCCCGCGCCGGGCGCTGTGCCCCCCGGTGCGCTGCCGCGCGGCGCCAAGCAGGCGCCTGCGCCGGCCGCGACGCTGCAGCCCGGCGACGAAGTGGTCGCCGAGCCGCCGGCGCAGAAGATCGTCAACAAGAAGGCGGTGTTTCAGGGCCTCGACAAGATCACCGGCCGGATCATCAATTTCGACGCCGACATCGGCGAGACCGTGCAGTTCGGCGCGCTGCGGGTGAAGACCGACGCCTGCTACACCCGCCCGGCGACCGAGGCCGCCAATACCGACGCCTTCGTCGAGGTCGATGAGATCACGCTGCAGGGCGAGGTGAAGCGGATTTTCTCCGGCTGGATGTTTGCCGCCAGTCCCGGCCTGCACGGCGTCGAGCATCCGATCTATGACGTCTGGCTGAGCGACTGCAAGAATCCCGAAGCCACGTTGGCCACCGCCGCGCCGGAAGCCCCGAAGCCGGTCGCTCCGCAGAAGCGTGCCCCGCCAAAGCAGGCACCGCGCCCGCAGCCGGTGCAGCAGCAGCCGCTGCCGGGACCGGCTTTCCCGCAGTTCAGGTAGCCTTTCAACAGCACAGCGACAGGGGGCGGTTATCCGACTAATAACCGCCCCCTGTTCGCATCCTCAAAGTGTTGAAAGCTTCAGGCCGCATCCTTGCGGGCGATGATTTGCAGCATCACGCTGCCTTTCATGGGAAACGCCACCGGCAGTTTGTCGAATTCCGCGATGCCGTCGAGTGCGGCGTCGAGCAATTGCCGGTAACGCCGCCGCGGCACTTCGGTGGCGCCGAAGCTGCGCAGGTGCTCGGTGACATATTGCGTGTCGAGCAGCTTGAAGCCGCCCGCGATCAGCCGCGCGACCAGATGCACCAAAGCCACTTTCGAGGCGTCGCGGGCGTGGTGGAACATGCTTTCGCCGAAAAACGCGCGGCCGAGACTGACGCCGTACAGCCCGCCGACCAGCTCGTCATTTTCCCAGACCTCGACGCTGTGGGCATGCCCCATGCCATGCAGTGCCGTGTAGAGGTCGCGGATCCGCTGGTTGATCCAGGTGTCGTCACGGCCGGGTTTTGGCGCGGCGCATTCCGCGATCACCCGCTTGAAGGCGGTGTTGACGGTGACGGTATAGACGTCCGAGCGCACCGTGCGGGCGAGCCGCGAGGCGACGCGAAAATCGTCCAGTGGAATCACGCCGCGCTCTTCCGGCTCGACCCAGAACAGGCCGGGATCGTCGGCGCTTTCCGACATCGGAAAAATGCCGCAGGCATAGGCCCGCAGCAGCAAGTCGGGCGTGACTTCGGAAGAGGCGGTATCGCGCGAGCTCATCATCGTACGATAGCAGGGCGGGGCCGCATAGGCGAGCCGCTTAGCCTGCCGCGCTCATTGGCGGTGCGACGGCCGGTTTGGAGACGGCACAGAACCGCAGGATGATGCGGGTGCCGCTGTGGTTGGGATCGCGCTCGACGGTGGCCTCGAGCTTGTTAGCCATCGCGCTGACGATGCGCTGGCCCATGCCGGTGGAGCGCGGATCGGCCTTGACGTTGAGGCCGACGCCATCGTCGGTGATCGACAGTTCGAGCGCGTCGCCCTGGGCGGTCAGCACGACATGGATCGGTCCGGCGCCATCGGGATAGGCGTATTTGACGGCGTTCATCACCAGCTCGTTGACGATGATGCCGATCGCCACCGCGCGATCGGGGTCGATCTCGACAGCCGTTGCCTTGAGCGTCAGGCGCGACATCCGGTTGCCCTCGGCGGAGCGCCTGAGGTCTTCAAGCAAGGCTTCGAGATACTGGTTGAGCAGCACGCTCTTGAGGTCGTGAGACGTATAGAGCCGGCGATGCACCTGGGCCACGGCGGCGACGCGGCCCATCGCATTGGTCAGCGCCGCCTTGACGTGTTCGTCGCCCGACGAATTGGCCTGCAGATGCAGCAGCGATGCGATGATCTGCAGCGAATTGCCGACGCGATGGTTGACCTCGCGCAGTAGCATTTCGCGCTCGGCGGCGAGCGCGGCGTAGCGATCGCGCGAGGCGTGGACTTCGGCCTCGGCGTCGTCGCGCGCCTTCGAGATCATCGCCTGCTTGATGGCGGTGGTGCAGGCGACGTGCAGCAGCGGCACGAAATCACCCTGGGTGTCCTTAACGATGTAATCGACCGCACCGGCTTTCAGCGCGGTAATGGCGATCTTGGAATCCTGCGACGCGGTGACGAACACGACGGGCGGCGCGCCGAGGATGGCCTGGATCTGCGCCAGCGTCTCCAGACCGTCGAGCCCCGGCATGTACTGGTCGAGCGCGATCACGTCGATGCCACCCTGCCGGATCCGCGCCAGACCGGCTTCGCCATTGTCGCAATGCTCGACGGTAAAGCCCTGGCGCGTCAGGCCACGCTGCACCAGCCGGGCCAGACCGGCGTCGTCGTCGATATAGAGCAGCGTGGGGGCAGGCTTCGATGTCATGAGTTGGCTTGCGGTACCTGAATTACGGAGAAGAACAGCCCGAGCTGACGAATCGCGTTGGCGAAGCTTTCGTAGTTCACCGGCTTGGTGATGTAGACGTTACAACCAAGTTCGTAGCAACGCTTGATCTCTTGGGCGTCGTCGGTGGTGGTGAGCACCACGACCGGCGCACATTTCAGCAGGTTGCTTTCCTTGACCTTGCGCAGGATGTCGATGCCCGTCATGTCGGGCAGATTGAGGTCGAGCAGGATCAGCAGCGCCTCGCCCTTGTGGTCCTCGCCGCCGGCATCCTTGCCGAACAGGTAGGCCAGCGCATCTGTACCGTTGGTGAACGGAATGATTTCGTTGTTGACGCCGGAGCGCCGGATGTTGCGTTCGATCAGGCGGGCGTGGCCCTCGTCATCCTCGATCATGATGATGGTGACTGGCTTGCTCATGATTGCTTGTCCCGGTTCTTGCCCGTCCACTTCGCCGGAAGCGTAACGGTGAAATTGCTGCCATTGCCCAGTTCCGACGCCACCGACATGGTGCCGCCCATTCGCCGGACCAGAGCTCGGACATGGGCCAGACCGATACCCTGTCCCGGCTTGTCCTGTGTACCCGCCCGCCGGAAAAGATCAAAGATCCGCTGGTGGTCTTTCGGGTCGATGCCGCGCCCGTTGTCGATCACCTCGAAAATCACAAAGCCCATCTTGCTGCGACCCTTGATCAGGATATCGCCGGGAATGCCGGGCCTGAGATATTTCAGCGCATTATCGATCAAATTGCCGAAAATCTGCTCCATTGCGAGGCGATCGCTGGTGATGTCGGGCAGCGGCTCGACGCGGATCGTCGTTTCGGTCTCTGCGGCCTGATGCGCAACGGTGGAGGCGATGTTCTCGATCAGTTCGCGGGTGTCGATCTTGACGGGCTTGAACTCGCGGCGGCCCTCGCGCGTCAGATTGAGGATGGCGCTGATCAGCCGGTCCATTTTGCCGATCGACGACTTGATGAAGCCGAGCGCCTCGGTGAAGTCGGTTGATAGCTGCCTGTCCTGCTCGGCCAGCGCCGGCTCGGGCAATTCGCCATTGACGTCCGGCACCAGCGGCGTGTCGTTGCCGAGTGTAGCAATGCGACGGAAGATGTCACCACGTAGTTCTTCGAGTTCGCTGGTGAAGCCCATGATGTTGACGAGTGGCGAGCGCAGGTCATGGCTGACGATGTAGGCGAAGCGCTGGATTTCCTCATTGGCCTCGATGAGATCTGCGGTGCGCTCCTGCACCGTGGTTTCCAGATTGAGGTTGTTCTCGCGCAGTTGCGCCTCGGCGTCATCGCGGGCGCGCGACGAGCGCTGGACCAGGAAGATCGACAGGCCGGCCAGCGCAATCACCAGGCCGGAGCCGGCGACGGTGACGATCGAGGCCAGTTGCTGGGTCTGGTCGGCGGTGCGGGTGCGCTCAAGGAAGAGTTTTTCTTCCACGGCGCGCATGGCCCGCGCGGTCTCGCCGATCGCCTGCACCGCGGCGCCGTTGCCGGTCTGCGGCAGCATGGCCACGGCGCTTGGCGTATCGTTCTGCTTGACGAGCCCAACGGCCTTTGCAAATTCCCCCATCCGCGCTTCGACTGCCGGGCGGAGTTTCTTCATGTTTTCGGTCTGCAGCGGATTGTCGTCGGTCAGCCTGGCCAGCTTGTCCAGCCCGGGAAGGATCGCCGCCACGGCCGTTTCGTGCTCGGTGAGGAAGTTCGCCTGTCCGTTCAGCAGAAATGCCCGGGCGGCGCTCTCGGCGCGGCGAATCTCCAGCAACAACGTCGCAAGCTGGTTCTCGACCTCGACGGTGTGGACGACCCAGCCGGAATCCTCCCGCGCCTGGTTGACCAGGATCACCGACGACGCGCTGATCGCGACCAGCACGACGAAGCCGGCGGCCAACAGCAGAATCTGGCCGATCGAACGACGCCGGGCGCTTGCGGCGGTTCCCGGAACGGTTTTTTGCACTGAAGATTGAATCAAGACGTCCCCCGCACCGGCAAGCTCCCGGGCAGCGCGTCAACGTCGAACTGCTTCATTGGTTCCGAAGGGCGTTCTGTCGGCATGGACATGACAGTTTCAATATTGCGATGGATAGGAGGCATCTTATTACCAATTTTAGACATGACTTAACGCGGGAGCCGTATGGAGACGTCAAAAGGGGCCAACATGCGCGTTCGTGTTCTATTTCTATCATGCGTTTCTGCGATGGCCGGCATCATCGCCATCGCTGCCACCGTCTTTCTTGTCCAGCAGTGGCGCGACTACCGGGATTCGAGCGAAGCCGCTCATCTGGTTTCGGCCATGACCGCGCTGTTGCGGACCACAGAGCAGCTCGCTGTCAGCCGCGGTCCGGACAGTGCCGCCTTGCTGGCGGACGATCCGGCCAGCCCGGCCGCACTTGCGGCGATCGCCAAGGCCCGCGGCGTGCTCGCCGACGAAGTCACCGGCGCCCGTGCCGCCTTCCTTCTCGCGTCCTATCCGGAGCGCGACGTGGCGGTCGCCAATCTCGACCGATCGCGCCGCGATCTGGTGGCGATCTACGCCCGGCTGGACACCGCCTTCAAGCTGCCGCGCGCGCAGCGCGACCAAGCCCTGGCCCGGGAGTTCGTGCCGCGGATGCTCGAGCTGAACGAGCTCGTGGCCGGCATTGCCAACGGGCTCGAACGCAGCGCCAGCTCCGCGCATGGCGGCGTCGGCAGCCTGATCGAGATCGCGCGCCTGTCGTGGGACATGCGCGACGCGGCCGGCCGCCGCGCCAGCTTCTTCACCCGTGCTGCCGGCGGCAACAAGATGTTGATGGTCGCGGACATCCAGGGGGCTTCCGAACTGACCGGCGAGATCCGGCATGCCTGGGCCCGGCTGCAGGCGACGGCTTCCCAGCTGGGCGAGAGCTCGCCGCTGGCAACGGCCATCAAGGACGCGGAAGCAAGGTTCTTCGGCGACACCGACAAGTTCATCGCCGACATGACGGCAAAGGGCCTGGTCGGGACCTATTACGGCGTGGGTTTTCAGGACGTGCTGAAGCGTCTGGTCGGGCCGGCACAGTCCGCGCTCGCCGTGCGCGATGCCGCGATGCAGCAAGCTCTGGTGCTGGCCGAGACGGCGAAAACCGAAGCGCTGACGCGGCTGTCGATGGCGGCCTTGTTGCTCGTGGCGGTGGTCGTTCTGGTGATCGGTGTCACCGTGCTGTTCGACCGCCGCGTGGTGCAGCCGTTGGTCGGCATGACCGTCGCGATCACGCGGCTCGCCGAAGGCGACCGCGACGCTGAAGTGCCGGCGCGCGGCCGCCGCGACGAGATCGGGGCCATCGCCGGCGCACTGGAAACCTTGCGCCTCAATGCCATCGAGGCGGCGCGCCTCGAAGCCGAACATCGGCTGCAGCAGCGGGCGCGCGAAGCGCGCGCTGCGCGAATCGAAGAATTGACACTGGACTTCGACACGGCCAGCAGCCAGGCGATCGACGGCGTCGGCGCCGCCGGCGAAGCCGTTCGTCGTGACGCCGAAGCCAGCTCGCGACTGGCCACCGGCACCTCGGCGCGTGCCACCAGCGTCGCGGCCGGCGCCGAAGAGGCTTCGGTCAATGTCGGGACCATCGCCAGCGCCGCCGAGGAAATGAGCGTCGCAGTGTCCGGCATCGCCGAGCGGCTGGAAACCTGCGCCGCCATTGCGGCCGACGCGGTGCGTGAAGTCGGCGACGCCGACCGGCGTATCGGCGGCCTCGACCTGGCGGTGAAGCGGATCGGCAGCATCATCAAGTTCATCCAGGACATCGCCAGCCAGACCAACCTTTTGGCCCTCAATGCCACCATCGAAGCGGCGCGCGCCGGCGATGCGGGTAGGGGCTTTGCGGTCGTCGCCGGCGAGGTCAAGGCGCTGGCGACGCAGACCGCCAAGGCAACCGACGACATCACCGCGCAGATCGGTCATATCGAGATGGAAGCCGCCGCTGCCGTCGAGGCCATCAAGCTGATCTCGGCGACCATCGGCCGGGTCGATGCGGTCACAGCGGATATCGCGGCGTCGGTGATCCAGCAGCGCCAGGCCACCAGCGAGATCGCGGCCAACGCGCAGCAGGCAGCCTCCGGCACCAAGGACGTCTCGGCCAATGTCGGTGCGGTCAGCACGGCCATGACGGAAGCCGAGGCCGCCGCGTTGCGCATGATCGCCAAGGCCGACGATCTTTCGGTCCGCAGCGGCGATCTCACCGAGCGTATCTCCAGCTTTCTGAGCAGCGTCCGCGCCGCCTGACACGAAGGCGCGTCACGCAGGATCGCGTGGCGCGTGACGATCCCCCGACGGCTCTGTCCGCATGCGTGCGCCAGCGCCGATCTCACTATCTTCTGAGGAACGACCCATGACGATCAACCGCCGTGCCCTCCTGAAACTCTCCATGCTGGGAGCTGTTGCCGGCAATCTCGCGATACCTGCTGCGATGGCGCAGCCCGTCGTCGCCCCCGCCGCCAAGAAGCGCGCGCGCTGGATCTGCCTGGGCACCAAGGGCGGTCCGCGCGTCGGTCTCGGCCGGTCCAATCCGGCCAACGTCCTGATCGTCGATAACGTGCCTTACGTCGTCGATTGCGGTCCCGGCGTCAGCAAGCGTCTGGTCGAAGCCAAGGTGGCGCTGCCCGACGTGCGCTACGTGTTCGTGACCCATCTGCATTCCGACCATGTGCTGGAATACGGCAACATGGTCTATGGCGGCTGGTCGGCCGGCCTCAATCACAAGGTCGAGGCGTTCGCGCCGGCCGGCATGGAAGCGCTGACCAAGGCCTATTGGGAAAGCATCAAGTTCGACGTCGATACCCGCATCATCGACGAGAGCAAGCCGGATCCGCGCAAGCTGCTGGTCGCCAAGGACATCGTCGAGAACGGCCTGGTCATGAGCAACGACAAGGTCAAGGTGACCGCCTTCCGCACGCCGCATCCGCCGATCAACGACAACTTCGCCTATCGCTTCGAGACGCCGGATGGCGTGATCGTCTACGCCTGCGACACCGCTTACAATCCGGGACTGGCGAAGTTCGCCGAGGGTGCGGATCTGCTGGTGCACGAGGCGCTCTACGTGCCGGGCGTCGATGCGATGGTTGCCCGCGTCAAGAATGCCGCGACGCTGAAGGAGCATCTGCTGGCGTCGCACACCACGACGGAAGATGTCGGTCGGATCGCCAAAGAGGCCGGCGTCAAGAAGCTGCTGATGACCCACTTCGTGCCGGGCGACGATCCGTCGATCACCGACGAAATGTGGGCGGAAGGCGCACGCAAGCACTATTCAGGGCCGATCGTGGTCGGCCGCGATCTGATGGAAATCGAACTGTAAAACGAACCGCCACGAAGTGGACGCGGGGCAACCCCCGCGTCCGGAACGCATCAGCTAGGCGGCTTGCCCGCCAGATACTGCTCGAGCCAGTGAATGTGATAGTCGCCGTCGATGATGTCGGTCTCGCGCGCCAGCGCGCGGAACAGCGGCAGTGTGGTTTCGATGCCCTCGACCACGATCTCGTCGAGCGCGCGGCGCAGCCGCATCAGGCATTCCGGCCGGTTCTTGCCGCGCACGATCAGCTTGCCGACCAGCGAGTCGTAATAAGGCGGGATCACATAACCCTGGTACACGGCGGAATCGATGCGGACGCCGAGGCCGCCGGGCGGGTGATATTGCGTGATCTTGCCGGGCGAGGGCCGGAAGGTCTGCGGGTTCTCGGCATTGATGCGGCACTCGATCGAGTGGCCGTTGATGATGACTTCTTCCTGGGTGCAGGGCAGGTCGCCGCCGGCGGCGATGCGGATCTGCTCCAGAACCAGATCGATGTCGGTAATCATCTCGGTGACGGGATGCTCGACCTGGATCCGGGTGTTCATCTCGATGAAGTAGAACTCGCCGTCCTCGTAGAGGAATTCGATGGTGCCGACGCCGAGATACTGCATCTCCTGCATCGCCTTGGCGCAGGTCTCGCCGATCTTGGCACGCGCGGCGGCAGTGAGGATCGGGGACGGTCCTTCTTCCCAGATCTTCTGGTGGCGGCGCTGCAGCGAGCAGTCGCGTTCGCCGAGATGGATGGCGCCGCCGCGGCCGTCGCCCAGCACCTGGATCTCGATGTGGCGCGGCTTCTGCAGATATTTTTCGAGATAGACCGAGGCGTCGCCAAACGCCGCCTTGGCTTCCGTCGCCGCGGTCGACAGCGCCAGCATCAGGTCGGCTTCGGTCTGCGCCACCTTCATGCCGCGACCGCCGCCGCCGGAGGCCGCCTTGACCAGCACCGGGAAGCCGATCTCGCGGGCGATCGCCATCGCGTCGTCTTCGGGGCCGACGCCGCCCTCGGAGCCGGGCACCACGGGGATGCCGAGCCGTTTCGCGGTTTTCTTGGCTTCGATCTTGTCGCCCATCAGCCGGATATGCTCGGACTTCGGGCCGATGAAGTGCAAATTATGGTCTTTGAGAATTTCCGCAAAGCGCGCGTTCTCCGACAGGAATCCGTAGCCGGGATGCACGGCGTCGGCACCGGTGATCTCGCAGGCCGCCAGCAGCGAAGGAATGTTGAGATAGCTGTCCTTGGACGACGGCGGGCCGATGCAGACGCTCTCGTCGGCCAGGCGCACATG
Coding sequences:
- a CDS encoding DMT family transporter, which codes for MSVSEPPVSRARIAPLGLLFLAITSVGWGLNWPVMKFLIAELPPLTARGFTGIIGGSLLAALALWRGESLRVAPAQWGPLIVLALLNVTGWMALMGLALLWLPGGEAAVIAYTMPVWAAVLAWWILGERMSLSRILAMVMAFAGITALMGADGLSTSAEKLPGVALALLGAFGFALGTVLAKRFRLALPLLTSTAWQIGIGCVPVALLGLIFETPNFAALSSTGWSLLAYIVIVPFCIAYLCWFAALKMLPASVAAIGTMAVPVIGVVVSAIALHEPLGIGQIAALVLTLAGVMLATRS
- a CDS encoding sensor histidine kinase — encoded protein: MNSSNQHKAADLHANETVRLKALRSYGILDTAAESSFDDITKIASYVCQTPVALISLVDEGRQWFKSQHGFEPRETALAESICAHALFEHSFLEVEDTTQDPRFDGNPLVIGMPHIRFYAGALLRTPDGLPLGTVCVLDDKPRVLSPEQRDVLAALARQVMSQMEFRRALVLSDRLQRNISRLMAVAGHDLKQPLQVMIMAIDRIRNKLTDEKDRTRLGYAIDAGMRMAEELDRLAETSVLQTGYGVPALKSFGIAEVFDSIVANWRLHAEAKGLDLVVVPSKARVVSDPTMLRAILGNLVGNAIKYTAQGRVLVGCRRRGHELSVEVMDSGPGIAAEQRDAIFEAFHQINPASEGLGLGLSIVRRSAEALGHAITLQSTLARGSHFSVRVPLAAVSV
- a CDS encoding BA14K family protein; translated protein: MINLKTMGAVAVMALAVPLATSTESFAQAKPFSGGGPGGGGGFHGGGGGGFRGGGGGPRFGGGGGGFNRGAFAGGPRFGGGGGWHRGGYGRGGGGLVAGALIGGALASGAYGYGNGYYGGSPYYGSYGSYGAYDAPYDDGAEIVEVAPAGGDVNYCIQTYKSYNVRTGTYLGYDGLRHACP
- a CDS encoding NADH:ubiquinone oxidoreductase subunit NDUFA12, which gives rise to MKLFLLKFFTWWSGQTFGTQLWTWRFGELVGQDEAGNTYYRTKGGVIDPTLGFQRRWVVYNGTVEASRVPPSWHGWLHHTVDVAPTEETYVAKEWQKPHVPNLTGTPYAYRPAGSTLASGHRPKATGDYQPWTPGN
- a CDS encoding DUF2155 domain-containing protein, whose translation is MFRFLTLAGLATLLAATSLTQAPPAQAQLGNLFNDLIPRPPGNVPRGQPQPQFDDEEEVPELPQGRLLPTRPGQGVPPPGAVQSQPLAPPPATTVIPQNVPPGAASAPQPGIANAPPAAAPAPGAVPPGALPRGAKQAPAPAATLQPGDEVVAEPPAQKIVNKKAVFQGLDKITGRIINFDADIGETVQFGALRVKTDACYTRPATEAANTDAFVEVDEITLQGEVKRIFSGWMFAASPGLHGVEHPIYDVWLSDCKNPEATLATAAPEAPKPVAPQKRAPPKQAPRPQPVQQQPLPGPAFPQFR
- the aat gene encoding leucyl/phenylalanyl-tRNA--protein transferase, producing the protein MSSRDTASSEVTPDLLLRAYACGIFPMSESADDPGLFWVEPEERGVIPLDDFRVASRLARTVRSDVYTVTVNTAFKRVIAECAAPKPGRDDTWINQRIRDLYTALHGMGHAHSVEVWENDELVGGLYGVSLGRAFFGESMFHHARDASKVALVHLVARLIAGGFKLLDTQYVTEHLRSFGATEVPRRRYRQLLDAALDGIAEFDKLPVAFPMKGSVMLQIIARKDAA
- a CDS encoding sensor histidine kinase, giving the protein MTSKPAPTLLYIDDDAGLARLVQRGLTRQGFTVEHCDNGEAGLARIRQGGIDVIALDQYMPGLDGLETLAQIQAILGAPPVVFVTASQDSKIAITALKAGAVDYIVKDTQGDFVPLLHVACTTAIKQAMISKARDDAEAEVHASRDRYAALAAEREMLLREVNHRVGNSLQIIASLLHLQANSSGDEHVKAALTNAMGRVAAVAQVHRRLYTSHDLKSVLLNQYLEALLEDLRRSAEGNRMSRLTLKATAVEIDPDRAVAIGIIVNELVMNAVKYAYPDGAGPIHVVLTAQGDALELSITDDGVGLNVKADPRSTGMGQRIVSAMANKLEATVERDPNHSGTRIILRFCAVSKPAVAPPMSAAG
- a CDS encoding response regulator — protein: MSKPVTIIMIEDDEGHARLIERNIRRSGVNNEIIPFTNGTDALAYLFGKDAGGEDHKGEALLILLDLNLPDMTGIDILRKVKESNLLKCAPVVVLTTTDDAQEIKRCYELGCNVYITKPVNYESFANAIRQLGLFFSVIQVPQANS